The Acidianus infernus genome window below encodes:
- the psmB gene encoding archaeal proteasome endopeptidase complex subunit beta: MEELPSTAVGIKLNDGIILAAERRLSYGGYVLSKSAKKVHIIGRFGIAGAGLFGDLQALTRIMNAEIKYYELYNEKPISTKAAAKLLSIILYQYKYMPFISEILFAGVDNGIPQLYVLDPLGSLLDDVYAAVGSGARVAIGVLEAEYDQNMSLDKGKEIAIKSIKASIERDVTSGDGIDILILDKSGKTYTEYIPY; the protein is encoded by the coding sequence ATGGAAGAGTTACCCTCAACTGCAGTGGGAATAAAGTTAAATGATGGCATAATCTTAGCCGCTGAACGTAGGTTAAGTTATGGAGGTTATGTCCTAAGTAAGTCTGCTAAAAAGGTTCATATAATAGGCAGATTTGGAATAGCTGGTGCAGGACTTTTTGGAGATTTACAAGCTTTAACTAGAATAATGAATGCTGAAATAAAATACTATGAATTATATAATGAAAAGCCTATATCTACTAAAGCAGCGGCAAAACTACTATCTATTATATTATATCAATATAAATATATGCCATTTATTTCTGAAATTCTATTTGCAGGAGTCGATAATGGAATTCCCCAATTATATGTCTTAGATCCATTAGGTTCTCTTTTAGATGATGTATACGCAGCAGTAGGTTCTGGAGCTAGAGTTGCCATAGGCGTTCTTGAGGCAGAATACGATCAAAATATGTCATTAGATAAAGGCAAGGAAATAGCAATAAAGTCTATTAAAGCATCTATAGAAAGAGACGTAACTTCTGGGGATGGTATTGATATCTTGATATTGGATAAGTCTGGAAAAACATATACAGAGTATATTCCTTATTAA
- the thsB gene encoding thermosome subunit beta — protein sequence MSSTATVATTPEGIPVIILKEGSSRTYGKEAVRLNIAAVKAVEEALKSTYGPRGMDKMLVDSLGDITITNDGATILDKMDLQHPAAKLLVQIAKGQDEETADGTKTAVILAGELVKKAEDLLYKDIHPTIIISGYKKAEEVALKTIQEIAQPVSINDTDLLKKVAMTSLSSKSVAGAREYLADIVVKAVTQVSELRGDKWYVDLDNIQIVKKAGGGINDTQLVYGIIVDKEVVHPGMPKRIENAKIALLDASLEAEKPELDAEIRINDPSQMQKFLEEEDNLLKEKVDKIAATGANVVICQKGIDEVAQSYLAKKGILAVRRAKKSDLEKLARATGGRVVSNIDELSPQDLGYAALVEERKVGEDKMVFVEGAKNPKAISILIRGGLERVVDETERALRDALGTVADVIKDGRAVAGGGAIEIEIAKALRKYAPQVGGKEQLAIEAYASALESLVMILIENAGFDPIDLLMKLRSAHENENNKWVGVDLYAGQPVDMWQKGVIDPALVKMNAIKAATEAVTLILRIDDLVAAGKKSTSSGSESKSGESKPSEED from the coding sequence ATGTCATCCACAGCTACTGTAGCTACTACTCCTGAAGGAATTCCCGTAATAATTTTAAAGGAAGGTTCCTCAAGAACTTATGGAAAAGAAGCAGTTAGATTAAACATTGCAGCTGTTAAAGCTGTAGAAGAAGCCCTAAAAAGCACATATGGCCCTAGAGGAATGGACAAGATGCTTGTAGACAGTTTAGGTGATATTACAATAACAAATGATGGAGCTACTATATTAGATAAAATGGATTTACAACATCCTGCAGCTAAGCTATTAGTTCAGATAGCTAAAGGTCAAGATGAAGAAACTGCCGATGGAACTAAAACTGCAGTAATATTAGCAGGCGAACTTGTTAAGAAGGCTGAAGACTTATTATATAAAGATATTCATCCAACAATAATTATAAGCGGTTATAAGAAGGCTGAAGAAGTTGCATTAAAGACAATTCAAGAAATAGCACAACCAGTTAGTATAAATGACACTGACTTACTTAAGAAGGTTGCAATGACTTCATTAAGCAGTAAATCAGTAGCAGGCGCAAGAGAATATTTAGCTGATATTGTAGTAAAAGCAGTAACACAAGTCTCAGAATTAAGAGGAGATAAGTGGTATGTAGACCTAGATAATATTCAAATAGTAAAGAAAGCAGGAGGAGGAATCAACGATACACAACTAGTATATGGAATAATTGTAGACAAGGAAGTAGTGCATCCAGGAATGCCAAAGAGAATAGAGAATGCAAAAATAGCGTTACTTGACGCCTCATTAGAAGCTGAAAAGCCTGAACTTGATGCGGAGATAAGAATTAATGATCCATCACAAATGCAGAAATTCTTAGAAGAGGAAGATAATTTGCTAAAAGAAAAGGTAGACAAGATAGCAGCCACTGGAGCTAACGTAGTAATATGTCAAAAAGGAATTGATGAAGTAGCACAGTCATATTTAGCAAAGAAAGGTATATTAGCAGTAAGAAGAGCTAAGAAGAGTGATTTAGAAAAACTAGCTAGAGCAACTGGAGGAAGAGTAGTCTCCAATATTGACGAATTAAGCCCACAAGATCTTGGATATGCTGCACTCGTAGAAGAAAGAAAGGTTGGAGAAGATAAAATGGTATTTGTAGAAGGTGCAAAGAATCCGAAAGCAATAAGCATACTAATAAGAGGAGGATTAGAGAGAGTTGTAGATGAAACTGAAAGAGCGTTAAGAGATGCATTAGGAACTGTAGCAGATGTAATTAAAGATGGAAGAGCAGTAGCAGGAGGAGGAGCGATAGAAATTGAGATAGCAAAAGCATTAAGAAAATACGCCCCACAAGTAGGAGGTAAAGAGCAATTAGCAATAGAAGCGTATGCATCAGCATTAGAAAGTCTAGTAATGATACTTATAGAGAATGCAGGCTTTGATCCAATAGATTTATTAATGAAACTAAGAAGTGCACATGAAAACGAGAATAATAAGTGGGTAGGTGTAGATTTATACGCTGGACAGCCAGTAGATATGTGGCAAAAAGGAGTAATAGACCCAGCATTAGTTAAAATGAATGCGATTAAAGCTGCAACTGAAGCAGTAACATTAATACTTAGAATAGACGATCTAGTAGCAGCAGGTAAGAAATCAACATCCTCTGGAAGCGAATCCAAGAGCGGAGAAAGCAAACCATCAGAAGAAGACTAA
- a CDS encoding proteasome-activating nucleotidase, whose product MSGEIDVSRDNNEDYEQIIKLLEEKINALQAETESLRKELNYYKSELEKLLSPPLIEAVVLDILDDGKVVVRSTSGPNLIVTVSSDIDIKSLKIGQSVALNQRGSAIVKILPERNDPFVKSMEVLEKPNVRYEDIGGLSQQIQELREVIELPLKNPEIFKELGIQPPKGVLLYGPPGTGKTMLAKAVATESNATFIHVVASEFAQKFVGEGARVVREVFELARKKAPSIVFIDEIDAIGAKRIDLGTSGEREVQRTLMQLLAELDGFQPLDNVKIIGATNRIDILDPALLRPGRFDRIIEIPLPDFNGRKEIFRIYISKMKVSKDVDINILAKLTEGFSGADIKNVCTEAGYLAIRENKRIIEMNHFIEAINKVKSKRKEEFKGREEKYT is encoded by the coding sequence TTGTCTGGAGAAATAGATGTTTCTAGAGATAATAATGAGGATTATGAGCAAATAATTAAGTTGCTTGAAGAAAAGATTAATGCGTTACAAGCTGAAACTGAAAGTCTAAGAAAGGAATTAAATTACTATAAATCTGAACTAGAGAAATTATTAAGCCCTCCTCTAATAGAGGCTGTAGTACTTGATATTTTAGACGATGGAAAAGTGGTAGTTAGAAGTACATCTGGACCAAATTTGATAGTTACAGTAAGTAGCGATATAGATATTAAAAGCCTTAAAATTGGTCAATCAGTAGCGTTAAATCAAAGAGGCTCTGCAATAGTCAAAATACTACCTGAAAGAAATGATCCATTTGTAAAATCGATGGAGGTATTGGAGAAACCTAATGTTAGGTATGAGGATATAGGAGGTCTATCTCAACAAATTCAAGAACTTAGGGAAGTAATAGAACTACCTTTAAAGAATCCAGAAATATTTAAAGAATTAGGAATTCAACCTCCTAAAGGTGTTCTTCTATATGGACCTCCGGGTACAGGAAAAACTATGCTGGCTAAAGCTGTAGCAACAGAGAGCAATGCAACTTTTATTCATGTAGTTGCTTCAGAATTTGCTCAGAAGTTTGTAGGTGAAGGAGCAAGAGTTGTAAGAGAAGTCTTTGAGTTAGCTAGGAAAAAGGCCCCTTCAATAGTGTTTATAGACGAAATAGATGCAATAGGTGCAAAAAGAATAGACCTAGGAACTAGTGGAGAAAGAGAAGTACAAAGAACTTTAATGCAATTGCTTGCAGAGCTAGATGGATTTCAGCCCTTAGATAATGTAAAGATAATAGGAGCTACAAACAGGATAGATATTTTAGATCCGGCTTTATTAAGACCGGGTAGATTTGATAGAATAATAGAAATTCCGTTACCAGATTTTAATGGTAGGAAAGAGATTTTCAGAATCTATATCTCAAAAATGAAAGTTAGTAAAGATGTTGATATTAACATATTAGCTAAGCTTACTGAAGGATTTAGCGGTGCTGATATTAAAAATGTGTGTACTGAAGCTGGATACTTAGCGATAAGAGAGAATAAAAGAATCATAGAAATGAACCATTTTATAGAGGCCATAAATAAAGTAAAATCTAAAAGAAAGGAAGAATTTAAAGGAAGAGAAGAGAAATACACATGA
- a CDS encoding DNA-directed RNA polymerase subunit G, with product MQRINYEFNEEGTIASIQKGVLRDLYVVNIKCQDININLDVTSEINIFNNNEKVNVIISRSKPSFTQNDFCGHGYIVTEKEKINQNRKTYVTIISLFGLLVKIESDSSFLNKYGFNIMDHVYFCVIKSK from the coding sequence TTGCAACGCATAAATTATGAATTTAATGAAGAAGGGACAATAGCGTCTATTCAAAAGGGCGTACTTAGAGATTTATATGTAGTAAATATAAAATGTCAAGATATTAATATAAATTTAGATGTTACATCAGAGATCAATATTTTTAATAATAATGAAAAGGTTAATGTTATAATATCTAGGTCAAAGCCTAGTTTCACGCAGAATGATTTTTGTGGTCATGGATATATAGTTACAGAAAAAGAGAAAATTAATCAAAATAGGAAAACGTACGTCACAATAATATCCTTATTTGGATTACTAGTTAAAATAGAAAGCGACTCAAGTTTCCTTAATAAATACGGATTTAATATAATGGATCATGTATATTTCTGTGTAATAAAATCAAAATAA
- a CDS encoding TFIIB-type zinc ribbon-containing protein → MQCPYCGSNDLIWDNIHGNIVCASCGSVIDTLYDYSQIDTSEDIIDLNKNLSERKETRNFIKLTETVSNKFRIINNKKNMKFITEDGELALSLLNMDKKVYKVYEYLEKNGIFCGRKIKIRVALSFYIAGYRCKKMRNILEKLHINEKYFRKITYKLPKELKYMNKELLD, encoded by the coding sequence ATGCAATGCCCATATTGTGGCTCAAATGATTTAATATGGGATAATATACATGGAAATATAGTTTGTGCATCATGTGGAAGTGTAATTGATACACTTTACGATTATTCTCAAATAGATACCTCTGAAGATATAATAGATTTAAATAAAAACCTCTCAGAAAGAAAAGAAACAAGAAATTTCATAAAATTAACAGAAACTGTATCAAATAAATTTAGGATAATTAATAATAAGAAAAATATGAAATTTATAACCGAAGACGGAGAATTAGCCTTAAGTTTACTTAACATGGATAAGAAAGTATACAAAGTATATGAATATTTAGAGAAAAACGGAATATTTTGCGGAAGAAAAATAAAAATAAGGGTAGCTTTAAGTTTCTATATAGCAGGGTATAGATGCAAAAAAATGAGAAATATTTTAGAAAAATTACATATAAATGAGAAATATTTTAGAAAAATTACATATAAATTACCTAAGGAGTTAAAATATATGAATAAAGAATTATTAGATTAA
- a CDS encoding PUA domain-containing protein — protein MREFVTYPEKVSEFEFFYLKNIFAYQFGYDIADCVFDDSNYFFIQRSINTNRIRNILIDNNLFLVLRAQDNLFSLTLNSAKKIKICSKPPRFRVIIPYDIAKVVRYSGNVFAKHVIEVDKSLRAGDQVIVVDSDDNIIAVGRLKLSAEEIIEYKRGVAVIVKERNKNEGNS, from the coding sequence ATGAGAGAATTTGTAACTTATCCAGAAAAGGTATCTGAGTTCGAATTTTTTTATTTAAAGAATATATTTGCGTACCAGTTCGGTTATGATATTGCTGATTGCGTATTTGATGACTCAAATTACTTTTTTATTCAAAGATCTATAAATACTAATAGAATAAGAAATATCCTAATAGATAATAATTTATTTTTAGTTTTAAGGGCTCAAGACAATTTATTCTCGCTGACTTTAAATTCTGCCAAAAAGATTAAAATTTGTTCCAAACCTCCTAGATTTAGAGTAATAATTCCATATGATATCGCAAAAGTTGTAAGATATTCTGGAAACGTTTTCGCAAAACATGTAATTGAAGTAGATAAGAGTCTAAGAGCTGGAGACCAAGTTATAGTAGTCGATAGCGACGATAATATAATAGCTGTAGGTAGATTAAAGTTATCAGCAGAGGAGATAATCGAATATAAAAGAGGAGTAGCTGTAATTGTAAAGGAGAGGAATAAAAATGAAGGTAATTCTTAA
- a CDS encoding proteasome assembly chaperone family protein, producing the protein MKVILKGITEDELKGSTFITGFRTIGETGYLASRYIVLKRKLQRIGFITTKYLRDVTFLDEYGIATPFDLFYDKELHTIVLLNHLLPFQREWNSFAKDTIMWLKKLEVKNIILIGGLDKRYKESSEELRWLKTSKSTINLPYPELEKQLIMVGPLALFTIYSEIEDLPAIVLLPYADRERIDPAAAAIAVDAINKILGTNIDVTELYEDAKKLEEELQKQLENIQKEISRSGLDRHYM; encoded by the coding sequence ATGAAGGTAATTCTTAAGGGTATAACTGAAGATGAATTAAAAGGATCCACATTTATAACTGGATTTAGAACAATAGGAGAAACTGGATATCTTGCATCAAGATACATAGTGCTAAAACGCAAATTACAAAGAATAGGATTTATAACAACAAAGTATCTTAGGGATGTCACTTTCTTAGACGAATATGGCATAGCAACGCCTTTTGACTTGTTTTATGATAAAGAATTGCATACTATAGTGCTACTAAATCATCTATTACCTTTCCAACGTGAATGGAACTCCTTTGCTAAGGATACCATAATGTGGCTTAAAAAACTCGAAGTAAAGAATATAATACTAATAGGCGGACTTGACAAGAGATATAAGGAAAGTTCAGAAGAGCTTAGATGGCTTAAAACTTCTAAAAGTACAATAAATTTACCTTATCCAGAATTAGAGAAGCAATTAATAATGGTAGGACCTTTAGCATTATTTACTATCTATTCAGAAATTGAGGATCTTCCAGCAATAGTCCTCTTACCTTATGCAGACAGAGAAAGAATAGATCCTGCCGCTGCTGCAATTGCTGTAGATGCCATAAATAAAATTCTAGGAACTAATATTGATGTTACCGAACTTTATGAAGACGCCAAAAAATTAGAAGAAGAACTTCAAAAGCAATTAGAGAATATCCAAAAAGAAATAAGTAGAAGTGGATTAGATAGGCATTATATGTAA
- a CDS encoding ATP-binding protein — translation MNFNKIGPIVLFILGFGLILLQYHLIYIHIFDSEYFVLIIPIIFSFIIILLRKKNIISNVLVKNNIFIIKSNNAVIIGIAFRILGKQDINNSDSNLQRELDNLVDVLSRKSDSIKYSIVTYIYNRRKSSALIMFKECKDENYTICETEVIQEYEILKKLAESIAPHITLEPIKASNETLPIPNDFGNLTYARVFEKQYEIPKSENIQVDYDIELGYVITSSLAKIPIGIRSNDVLRHIGIFGTTGSGKSNTAAIIASQLANKGFNVIILDWHGEYIDKLKDFKIYNESNPLRLNILKLYNLEETVEIFQDVLELTDPQRYILYIILSELRKYKRFSLSALYDAVSRIKDEYTWIKDVKLALLRRMNSILYRPVRLLLISNINMEDELANNSKIIIDLSFIPDISVRRLYALFIIRAITDIYIKKKIKNKPTLIVLEEAQNYFTTSNNEMVSRLLNEIRKFGIGLCIITQSPSSVSPDVIKNTNIKIIHAIKSNIDKKIIVDSLALDPNLSNILDKLDIGDAIISAPNIKQPILIKIKEI, via the coding sequence ATGAATTTTAATAAAATAGGTCCTATTGTTCTATTTATACTTGGGTTTGGTTTAATACTATTACAATATCATTTAATATATATACACATATTTGATTCAGAATATTTTGTCCTTATTATACCTATAATATTTTCATTTATTATAATATTACTGAGAAAAAAGAATATTATATCAAATGTATTAGTTAAAAACAACATATTTATTATTAAGTCAAATAACGCTGTCATAATAGGTATAGCTTTTAGAATTTTAGGAAAGCAAGATATAAATAATTCAGATAGTAATTTGCAAAGAGAATTGGATAATTTAGTTGATGTATTAAGTAGGAAATCTGACAGTATAAAATACAGTATAGTTACATATATTTATAATAGGCGTAAATCTTCTGCTTTAATTATGTTTAAAGAATGTAAAGACGAAAACTATACAATATGTGAAACAGAAGTAATTCAAGAATATGAAATACTAAAAAAATTGGCAGAATCTATTGCTCCGCATATAACCTTAGAGCCTATAAAGGCAAGTAATGAAACATTACCTATACCCAACGATTTCGGAAATTTGACATATGCACGAGTTTTTGAAAAGCAGTATGAAATACCTAAGTCGGAAAATATTCAAGTAGACTACGATATCGAATTAGGTTATGTGATAACATCATCCTTAGCTAAAATTCCTATAGGCATACGAAGTAATGATGTGCTTAGACATATAGGAATATTTGGTACTACTGGAAGCGGAAAATCTAATACTGCAGCCATAATAGCTTCTCAATTAGCAAATAAGGGATTCAATGTCATAATTTTAGATTGGCACGGTGAGTATATAGATAAGTTAAAGGATTTTAAAATATATAATGAATCAAATCCGCTAAGGCTTAATATTCTAAAACTATATAATTTAGAAGAAACAGTTGAAATCTTTCAAGACGTTCTTGAGCTTACTGACCCTCAAAGATATATTCTATATATCATTCTTTCTGAATTAAGAAAATATAAGAGATTTTCTCTATCTGCATTATATGATGCAGTATCAAGAATAAAAGATGAATATACTTGGATTAAAGATGTAAAACTGGCTTTATTAAGAAGAATGAATTCTATACTTTATAGGCCAGTAAGGCTTTTATTAATTTCTAATATTAACATGGAGGACGAGCTTGCTAACAATAGCAAAATAATTATAGACTTAAGTTTTATACCAGATATCTCAGTTAGGAGATTATATGCATTATTCATAATTCGTGCAATTACTGATATTTATATAAAGAAAAAGATAAAGAATAAACCAACTTTAATAGTCCTAGAAGAGGCACAAAACTATTTTACAACTAGTAATAATGAGATGGTAAGTAGATTACTTAATGAGATACGAAAATTTGGAATAGGACTATGTATTATTACTCAGAGTCCCTCATCAGTTTCTCCAGATGTGATTAAAAATACTAATATAAAAATAATTCATGCAATAAAATCAAATATAGATAAAAAAATAATTGTAGATTCACTTGCGTTAGATCCTAATTTGTCCAATATTTTGGACAAACTGGATATAGGCGATGCTATAATTTCTGCACCAAATATAAAACAACCAATATTAATAAAAATTAAAGAAATTTAG
- the hisS gene encoding histidine--tRNA ligase, with translation MVSYEPLRGMKDYFGEDAEKIRYIEEQFSKIVKKSGYMEAITPILEEFELFALKGGEELRNTMYTFVDKGGREVALRPEFTPSIVRLFLNSMQHLPKPIRLYYIGTVYRYDEPQFGRYREFRQAGIEMLGESSINADLEVLSILWEFFKKIGLENITIKINNIAIYRELFSMLKMSEDQEDHLLHLIDKGNKDSVIEYLSKISEYKILNIIREMLYNSISKESDFIELIKDLNNEHSKVLENQISRLFKIYEILAKLNVPIKIDLSLVRGLAYYTGVIFEVTHPSVSFSIAGGGRYDNLVQLYGGPSTPSIGFAIGVERVLSVLQNLKIKDNVRKIAIIPLNENVIDYALKVLFILHENDIPAILNTKNISLSKIIPILLDMNVNIAIIIGENEKKENKVSIKDLTTRQQSSISLNDLLPYIRQII, from the coding sequence ATGGTATCTTATGAACCTTTAAGAGGAATGAAAGATTATTTTGGTGAAGATGCTGAAAAAATTAGATATATAGAGGAACAATTTTCAAAAATTGTGAAAAAATCAGGATATATGGAAGCTATAACACCAATTCTTGAAGAATTTGAATTATTTGCATTAAAAGGCGGAGAAGAGTTAAGGAATACAATGTACACATTTGTTGATAAAGGCGGAAGAGAAGTAGCCTTAAGGCCAGAATTTACGCCTAGCATAGTAAGATTATTTCTAAATTCTATGCAACATTTGCCTAAGCCAATTAGACTATATTATATTGGGACCGTTTATAGGTACGATGAACCTCAGTTTGGTAGATATAGGGAATTCAGGCAAGCCGGAATAGAAATGCTGGGTGAATCTTCAATTAATGCCGATTTAGAAGTTTTAAGTATATTATGGGAATTTTTTAAGAAAATTGGTTTGGAAAATATTACTATAAAAATAAATAATATAGCAATATATAGAGAACTTTTTTCAATGTTAAAAATGTCTGAGGATCAAGAAGATCATTTATTGCATTTAATCGATAAAGGAAATAAAGATTCTGTAATAGAATATTTATCTAAAATTTCAGAATATAAAATTCTAAATATAATAAGGGAAATGCTATATAATTCCATATCCAAAGAATCGGATTTTATTGAGTTAATCAAAGATTTGAATAATGAGCATTCAAAAGTTTTAGAAAATCAAATTTCAAGACTTTTTAAAATTTATGAAATATTAGCTAAGCTTAATGTTCCAATAAAAATTGACTTATCACTAGTAAGAGGCTTGGCATATTATACTGGAGTAATTTTTGAGGTCACCCATCCTTCAGTATCTTTTAGTATTGCTGGAGGTGGAAGGTACGATAATTTAGTACAACTCTATGGCGGGCCATCTACACCTTCTATAGGTTTTGCAATAGGAGTAGAAAGGGTTTTAAGTGTTTTACAAAATTTAAAAATTAAAGATAATGTTAGGAAAATTGCCATAATTCCTCTAAATGAAAATGTAATTGATTATGCACTTAAAGTTCTTTTCATCTTGCATGAAAACGATATTCCTGCAATATTGAACACAAAAAATATTTCGTTATCTAAGATAATACCAATTTTATTGGATATGAACGTAAATATAGCCATTATTATCGGAGAAAATGAAAAAAAGGAAAATAAAGTCTCAATAAAAGATTTAACAACAAGACAGCAAAGTTCAATATCACTTAACGATCTTTTGCCTTATATAAGGCAAATAATTTAA
- a CDS encoding ubiquitin produces MSKIIFFGPLVQAFNSKEIEVKGEDIFQVLKNIDKKGIILDLDNNTIRPGYIILINGVDWRIRGSKITDNDIIQVIPINHGG; encoded by the coding sequence GTGAGTAAAATAATATTTTTTGGCCCACTAGTTCAAGCCTTTAATAGCAAAGAAATAGAAGTTAAAGGGGAAGATATTTTTCAAGTTTTAAAGAATATTGATAAAAAGGGAATTATTTTAGATTTGGATAATAACACCATAAGGCCTGGGTATATAATATTAATTAATGGAGTAGATTGGAGAATTAGAGGTAGTAAAATTACTGATAATGATATTATACAAGTAATTCCGATTAATCATGGAGGATAA
- a CDS encoding Lsm family RNA-binding protein, with translation MSISRRVVYDINSLIDKTVIIKLTNGKTYTGQLSSFEIDPFMVSISNAKDNENNVYYKAIINGSIISEILIKNAPIFDVKEFASLIEKSLNLRPGDIKVYEEAGVITVLEKIKVTENGVEGSGPLAQRIYDLFNEYVEKKKRETSR, from the coding sequence ATGAGTATAAGTCGTAGAGTAGTTTATGATATAAATTCATTAATAGATAAAACTGTAATAATAAAATTAACTAATGGAAAAACTTATACTGGTCAATTATCGTCTTTTGAAATAGATCCTTTTATGGTAAGTATATCAAATGCTAAAGATAATGAAAACAATGTTTATTATAAAGCTATAATAAATGGTAGTATTATTTCAGAGATTCTAATAAAGAACGCTCCAATTTTTGATGTAAAAGAGTTCGCTAGTCTAATAGAAAAGTCCTTAAATTTAAGGCCTGGCGATATTAAAGTTTATGAAGAAGCAGGAGTTATAACTGTCCTAGAGAAAATTAAAGTAACAGAAAACGGTGTTGAAGGTAGCGGACCTCTTGCCCAAAGAATTTATGACCTATTTAATGAGTACGTAGAAAAGAAAAAGAGAGAGACTTCAAGATGA
- the tgtA gene encoding tRNA guanosine(15) transglycosylase TgtA: MGDFEVKEEDLAGRIGKLETSHGILETPAFFPVVNVLKKEISIKDIMAVGFNSIITNAYILKKNNIVKQDIHKELDFNSIIMTDSGAYQILEYGNIEANNREIVEYQNQIKPDIAVILDVPTGKLEDREEAKMTVDETLRRAKDVESIINTENIIWTHPIQGGRFLDLLQYSAVEANKREKYKLLALGSPTVLMEKYDYDTLIDMIFTVRSSISRGKPLHLFGGGLPHLIPFAVALGVDSFDSASYILYARDNRYITRSRTLKLEEIDSFPCSCPVCSRYTPQELLEMDENERTRLLAIHNLYKILEEIRETKIAIKEGRLFEYLQEKAFSHPSVYSAFKRLLKYAEYLEKYDPRVKGEIKGLFLYDENSIKRPEIIRHYRYLDLIKPMHEKAIVICGDKFAQPFILDPFILKIVNEKYMEADIYIAYPFYGLIPVLVSESYPLSQFEIPKSLSESVIRISSDKANSILKAKYKKVELIECENSKLHIMPI; this comes from the coding sequence ATTGGAGATTTTGAGGTAAAAGAAGAAGACTTAGCAGGTAGAATAGGCAAATTAGAAACTTCACATGGTATTTTAGAGACTCCGGCTTTTTTCCCAGTAGTTAATGTACTAAAAAAAGAGATATCCATTAAAGATATTATGGCAGTTGGATTTAATAGTATAATAACTAATGCATATATACTTAAAAAAAATAATATAGTTAAGCAAGATATACATAAAGAACTTGATTTCAATTCAATTATAATGACCGATTCAGGAGCATATCAGATCTTAGAATACGGTAATATAGAAGCTAATAATAGAGAAATTGTAGAATATCAGAATCAAATAAAGCCAGATATTGCAGTAATTCTTGATGTACCGACTGGAAAATTGGAAGATAGAGAAGAAGCGAAAATGACTGTTGACGAAACATTAAGAAGAGCTAAAGACGTAGAAAGTATAATAAATACCGAAAATATAATATGGACTCATCCAATTCAAGGAGGAAGATTTTTAGATCTGCTTCAATATTCTGCAGTAGAAGCAAATAAAAGAGAGAAATATAAATTACTAGCATTAGGTAGTCCTACTGTATTAATGGAAAAGTATGATTATGATACATTAATTGATATGATATTTACAGTTAGGTCATCTATAAGTAGAGGAAAACCATTACATTTATTTGGTGGAGGTTTACCGCATTTAATACCTTTTGCAGTAGCATTAGGAGTAGATTCCTTTGATTCTGCATCGTATATATTATATGCTAGGGATAATAGGTATATAACTAGATCTAGGACATTAAAGCTTGAAGAGATAGACAGTTTCCCGTGTAGTTGTCCAGTGTGCTCAAGATATACCCCTCAAGAGCTTTTAGAGATGGATGAAAACGAAAGAACTAGACTACTAGCAATTCATAATTTATATAAAATATTAGAAGAAATTAGAGAAACAAAAATAGCTATAAAAGAAGGAAGATTATTTGAATATTTACAAGAAAAGGCATTTTCTCACCCTTCAGTATATTCTGCGTTTAAGAGATTGCTTAAATATGCAGAATATTTGGAAAAATATGACCCAAGAGTAAAAGGTGAGATAAAGGGATTATTTTTATATGACGAGAATTCTATAAAAAGACCAGAAATTATTAGACATTATAGATACCTTGACTTAATAAAGCCAATGCATGAAAAGGCAATAGTTATTTGTGGAGATAAGTTTGCACAACCATTCATTTTAGATCCTTTTATTTTAAAAATTGTTAATGAAAAATATATGGAGGCAGATATATACATAGCTTATCCATTTTACGGTCTAATACCAGTTCTAGTTTCTGAGTCTTATCCATTGTCTCAATTTGAAATTCCAAAGTCACTATCAGAGAGTGTAATTAGAATATCCTCAGATAAGGCTAATAGCATATTAAAAGCTAAATACAAAAAAGTCGAATTAATAGAATGTGAAAATTCAAAGTTACATATAATGCCTATCTAA